The genomic DNA AGATAAAATGGTAGGACTACTTATTAATTGTATTCCAATTCGGGTTCAAGCTGATGGTTCTATGCCATTCTCAAAGTTATTAAAAAAAGTGGGTACTGAGGTTGTAGGTTTAAGTGATTTCCATTTCTCTCCATTATCGGAGATTCAAGCAAATACAGCATTGAATCGTAATTTAATTAATCATGTAATTGTTTTTGAAAATTATCCGTTAGAAAATATAATGTCTTCAAATAATGAGGAATATCTAGGTTTTAACATTAAGAATATAGATGCATATGAGGAGACTGATTATGATTTTAATGTAGTTGTTATTCCAGAAGAAGAACTACATATTCGTTTTGGGTATAATGCTTTGGAGTATCAGGAATCATTTGTACAACGAATGAAAGAGCATTTTCAAAGTATTGCCGAAACGGTATCTATTCAACCAAATATTAGTATAAAAGATATTGATTTTGTAACTTTAGAGGAAAAAGAAATACTGAAGGAAGAGTTTCAGCAAGTTGAATATTGTAAACAAAAAACAATTATTGATTTATTTGAAAAGCAAGTATCTAAAACTCCTAAAAATATTGCTGTTCAATTTGAGAATCGGAAACTGACATATGCTGAATTGAATGATAAAGTTATAAAATTAGCAAAAACACTATCCTCTAAAGGTGTTCAGCATGAAGAAATTATTGGTCTTATGGTTGAGCCTTCATTGGAAATGATCATTGGTATATTAGGAATATTAAAGGCAGGGGCTACGTTTTTGCCTATAGATCCTACTTTTGTACCAGAGCGTATAAAATACATGCTTAGCGATACTAAAGCTAAGAGGCTATTAACACAGAAATGTTTAGAAGAGTTATTGTTAAATCTTAATTTTCAAGGAGAAATTACTTATATAGATGATGAACAAATTTATAAAAATGTAAATGTAATATGTGACTTTAAAAGTAAGGAATCGGATTCAGCGTATATTATCTATACTTCTGGTACAACTGGAAAGCCTAAGGGTGCATGTATTAGTCATAAAAATGTTATAAATTATATCAATTGGTTTACCAAAACCGCACAACTAAAAAATGAAGATCGAACAGGGCTGTTATCATCATTTTCTTTTGATTTAGGTTATACATCTCTATTTTCAGCACTTTTAAATGGCTGTCAGTTGCACATTATTAGAAAAGAAACATATACTTCTCCATCAAAATTATTAGAATATATTCAATACCATCGCTTAAGCTATCTAAAGCTTACGCCTTCATTATTTTCTTTTACTATAAATGATCCTGCATTTGTATCAAATGTATTGGAGAATGTAAGGTTGATAGTTTTAGGGGGAGAAGAAATTAATGTAAAGGATATAGAAAAGATATATGAAAATTGCTCACATATCCAATTTATGAACCATTATGGCCCAACAGAAACAACTATTGGGGCAATTGCTCAAGTAATTTCATTTGATCAATTTTCAATTTATCAAGAATGTCCTACTATCGGTAAAGGTATTGACAATATAAGAGTCTATATTTTAGATAAGCAGATGAATGTTTTGCCAAAGGGAATTACAGGAGAAATCTATCTAGCAGGAGATGGCTTAGGAAAAGGTTATTTGAATAATGAAGAACTAAATGAACAGAAATTTTTGCAGCATACATTATTAGATAAGACGGAACGTTTATATAGGACAGGGGATTTAGGAAGATATTTAGAAGATGGGAATATTCAATTTTTAGGGAGGGTGGATAGCCAAGTAAAGATAAGAGGTTATCGTATTGAGACATCTGAAGTTGAATACCACTTACGTTCACTGGAGGCTATTGCCGAAGCGAGTGTTATTGGTAAACAAGGTCAAGATGGTATTTCCTATCTTTGTGCATATGTAGTTTTAAATAAAGCAGTAAACTTTTCAGAACTACGAGTGGAGTTATCTAATAAAGTTCCTGATTATATGATTCCTTCTTATTTTGTACAAATGGATAAAATTCCTTTAACACCTAATGGTAAAGTAAATCGAAAGTTACTTCCAGAGCCAGATTCAAATATAGGAACTAACATTTCTTATGAGGCACCTAGAAACAATATAGAAGAAAAATTAGTTTGTATTTGGAAAGACATACTCTTGGCTGATAGCATTGGTATTTTTGATGATTTTTTCTTATTGGGTGGTCATTCATTAAAGGCGATGACTTTACTGTCTAGAATTCAAAAAGAATTAGAAGTAGAAATTAATTTAAAGCAATTATTTGAGAATCCTACAATTCATGGACTAGCTGAATGTATCTCTAAAACTAAAAAGTCTTTATATTCATCTATTAAATGTGCGGAGCGTAAAGATAATTATGTAGTTTCCTCAGTGCAAAAAAGAATGTATACATTATCTCAATATGATTCAACAAGTGTAGCTTACAACATTCCGATTGTAATGATGATTGAAGGTAACATTGATGTAAAACGATTAGAAAAAGCGTTAGATAGGATTATTAAACGTCATGATTCACTTAGAACTTCTTTCAAAATGCATAATGATCAAATTGTACAAAATATATCGAAAGAGGTCTCATTTGTATTAGTAAAAGAAGTAGCTCGGAGTAAAGATATTCAAGTAATATTTAATAATTTTATAAAGCCATTTGATTTAACTAAAGCACCTTTGATGAGAGTTGGGTTAATAGAATTAGAAAAAGAGCAACATCTTTTAATATTAGACATTCATCATATTATTGCAGATGGTCTATCTATTGGTATTCTTATAGAAGAATTAATGGATGAATATTATGGTAAAGAATTAAAAGAATTAAAATTACAATACAAAGATTATGCAGAATGGCAGCAAAGGTTTATTCAAAGTGAGGAGTTTCAAAGGCAAAAAGAATACTGGGTAGGCCAATTTAAAGATGGGGTTACAAAAGTAGATATGCCTACTGATTATGTACGACCAAACGTACAAAGCTTTGAAGGGGAAAATGTATATTTTACAATTGATTCCGAACTTACGAGAAAATTGAAAGAAGTTTGTCAGGAAACAGGTGTTACATTATATATGCTACTAATAAGTGCATATCAAACTTTATTGTCTAAATATGTAGCACAAGAAGAGATTATAGTTGGTACGGTAGCGGCCGGAAGAATGCATGCAGATTTACAAAATATTGTAGGGATGTTTGTTAATACTTTACCAATAAAAGGGGAATTGGATAGTAATAAGACATTTCGTGAATTTTTAGGAGAGATAAAATTAAAAATTTTAGAGGCCGTTGATAATCAGGATTATCCATTTGAAGAATTAGTTGAAGTACTTGCGTTACCAAGAGAAGCAAGTAAAAATCCATTATTTGATACAATGTTTGTTATGGAAAATGTGGATATATCAGATATAAAATTGAATGGTTTGAAAATTAATCCATGTAATGTCGACTATCCTTTTGCCAAGTTTGATATGACAGTGTCCGCTAAAGAGCATCATGGAAAATTAACATTTCGTTGGGAATATGTAAGAAATTTATATAAAAAGAAGACTATTGAATTATTTACAGAACATTATGTAGAAATATTAAATAGTATTGTGCGGGATTTGGATCAAAAGATTAGTGATATAAATATGCTTACAAAGAAAGAACAAATTAAATTAAGTGATGAATTGAAAGAAATAAAAAGAGAATATCCATTACATGGAACGTTACAAAGGTTATTTGAAAAACAAGTAGAAACAAATCCCGAAAAAGTTGCAGTAGTATATGAAGATAAAAGTTTAACCTATAAAGAATTAAATGAACGGGCAAACCAATTAGCACATACTTTACAAGCTAGGGGAATAGGAAGAGAGTGCATTGTAGGAATTATGGTGGATCGTTCAATAGAAATGATGGTAGGAATCTTAGGGGTTTTAAAAGCTGGCGGAGCGTATCTACCGATTGATTCAAACTCTCCTCATGAACGTATTCAATTTATGTTAGAGGATAGCCAGTCGGAAATAATATTGACTCAAACACATTTGATTGAAAAGTTAAGCCATAGGTATAGTGTTTTAGATTTACAAAATCCGGAGAGTTATAGCAATGATCATTCTAATCCTGAAATTATAAATCAAGCAAATGACCTAGCCTATATTATTTACACTTCGGGCTCTACCGGAAAAGCTAAAGGGGTATTAGTTACTCATTATAATGTTATTCGGTTATTTACTGCTACAGATCATTGGTATGGATTTAATGCAAAAGATGTATGGACTTTATTTCATTCTTATGCTTTTGATTTTTCTGTTTGGGAGATTTGGGGAGCATTAATTTATGGAGGAAAGTTAGTTATAGTACCTTATGAAGTAAGTCGTTCACCTGAAGCTTTCTATAATTTATTAATTGATCAAAGAGTGACTATCTTAAACCAAACACCATCAGCTTTTCGACAATTAACTAGGTATGAAGAGGGATTACAAGAACGTGGGGAGCTATTACTTCGATATGTCATTTTTGGTGGAGAGGCCTTAGACCCTAAAAGTTTAAAAGGATGGATGAAGAATCATGGAGATCAGAAACCGCAAATAGTAAATATGTATGGGATTACAGAGACTACCGTACACGTTACATATCGTCCAATTACTCTGAAAGATGTCGAGGAAACAGTAGGAAGTGTAATTGGAAAACCTATTCCTGATCTACAGGTATACCTTCTAGATTCAAATCAACAATTTGTTCCTACAGGTGTACCAGGTGAAATATATGTTGGTGGAGAAGGTGTTACTCGTGGTTATCTAAATCGTCCTCAATTAACGTTAGAACGATTTATTAAAAATCCATTTATAGAACAGACTGATGCATATCTTTATAGGACTGGTGATTTAGGGAGATTTACATCTGATGGAGAACTTGAATATTTAGGAAGAATTGATCAACAAGTTAAAATTCGAGGATTCCGTATAGAATTAGCAGAAATTGAGCAGCATTTAAGAAAACATGAATCTATCCAAGAAGTTGTTGTGTTAGATAGATTAGATCATGAAGGAAATAAGATTTTGGCAGCTTTTTTAGTATTAAGGGATGCACTTACGGTTTCACAATTGCGAAAATTCTTGATGAAGAGTCTTCCAGATTATATGATTCCGTCCATGTTTGTTGCTGTAAAGGAGATGCCTCTTACTACTAATGGAAAAATAAATCGAAAAGTATTATTAAATTTAGATGCAAATCTAGAGATTGGATCTAAGTATGAAGCACCAGAGAACGATTATGAGGAACGTTTAGCTAATATATGGGAATTGCTTCTTGAAATTGAAAATATTAGTGTTACTGATGACTTTTTCGTGTTAGGTGGAGATTCATTAAAAGCAGTTATTTTAGCTGGGCGTATTCATCAGGAGTTTAACGTAGAAATTAAGGTACAAGAAATATTTAGATTAAGTAATATTAGAGAATTATGTAAATATATCTATTCTACAGAGTTAAATGTATTTTCGAGTATTAAGCCTGTAGGACGTAAGGAAAAGTATAATGTTTCATCTGCTCAAAAACGAATATATGCTTTGTCTCAATATGACTTAGAAAATACTACTTATCAGATACCAAATATAGTGATAGTAGAAGGAAATTTGGACATCAAACGATTAGAAGATACTTTACAAACATTGATTCAAAGGCATGATATATTAAGATCTTCTTTTCACTCTATAGATGATAAGGTCATACAGTGTATTAATGATCAAATTGTTTTTGAATTAGAAAGAGGTTTGATAAAAAATAAATCTTTTGAAGATGTTATTGATGAGTTTGTACGTCCTTTTGATTTAGGACAAGCACCACTTATACGAGCGAGAGTAATAGAGTTTGGAGAAAACCAGTATATATTTATGTTAGATATTCATCACATTATTGCGGATGGTGTATCCATTGGTATCTTTATGAAAGAATTGATGGAACTCTATTATGAGAATGAATTACCAGCATTAAAGTTACAATATAAAGATTACGCTGAATGGCAACAAGAATTTATACAAAGTGAAGCAATTCAGATGCAAAAAGAATATTGGACGAATCGTTTTAAAGATGGTGTGCCGGTAGTGGAATTACCAACTGACTATGCGCGCCCTGCAGTTCAAACATTTGATGGTGATCGGGTTTCATTTACTTTAAATCAGAAATTGACAAGGAAATTAAAAGAAATTTGTCAAGAAACTGGTGTCACAATGTATATGTTATTAATGAGTGCTTATCAAGTATGGTTATCCAAACATACGGGGCAAGAAGATATTGTTGTTGGTACAGTTTCGGCCGGCAGATCTCATGTAGACTTACAACAAATGATCGGAATGTTTGTGAATACACTTGTAATACGAGCAGATGTAAATGCAGAGAAAACATTTAGAAAATTTCTTGAGGAAATGAAGGAAGAGCTATTAGAGGCGTTTGAAAATCAAGATTATCAATTCGAAGAATTGGTAGAAGCTCTATCTTTACCAAGAGAAACGAGTAGAAATCCTCTATTTGATACGATGTTTGTTTTAGAAAATATAGATGTACCAACAATTCCAAATAAAGGATTACAAATGAGAAATTATGAATGGAATCATGGTATTTCTAAATTTGATATGACGATTGTTGGACAGGAACGAGGAAATCAACTGCATTTTCAATGGGAATATGCAACTAAGTTGTATAAAGAAGAAACGATTAATATATTTAAAGAACGTTTTATTAGAATTTTAGAAACGATTGTACAAAATATTGATCAGTCAATTGGAGAACTTGAAATCATTACAGAGAAAGAAAAGCATCAACTTTTGTATCAATTTAATAATACAAAAACAGAATTTCCAAAAGAGAAGACACTGTCTCAATTGTTTGAAGAGCAAGTGAAGAAAACGCCAAATAATATTGCTGTAGCATATAAAGATCAATCATTAACTTATCGTGAGCTAAATGAAAGAGCAAACCAACTTGCTCATACGTTAAGAAGTAAGGGAATTGTAAGAGAAGAAATTGTAGGAATTATGCTTGAGCGTTCGGTAGAAATGTTAGTGGGAATTTTAGGAGTTTTAAAAGCTGGAGGGGCATATTTGCCAATTGATCCTGAATATCCAGAAGAGCGAATTACCTATATGCTTGAAGATAGCCAAGTGCAATTAGTATTGATTCAGACGCATTTAGTAAAAAAATTAAATACTAAAAGAATGATATTAAATTTAGAAGATACAGCTTGTTATAGCTCAAACTGTTCGAATCCTGAAAGGATAAATCAATCAAATGATATGGCTTATATTATTTATACTTCAGGTTCTACAGGTAAACCAAAGGGTGTAGTAGTTGAGCATCAATCAGTAATAAACCTTTGTTTCTGGCATCAAGAATATTTCCAGGTTACAGAACAAGATAATAGTACTCAATATGCAGGATTTGGTTTTGACGCATCTTCGTGGGAAATACTACCGTATATCTTAAAGGGTGCAACATTGCATATTATCCCACACGAGATTCGTTTAGATATGCAACGCTTGAATGCTTATTATGAGCAAAACGAGATTAGTATTAGTTTCTTACCAACACCGGTTTGTGAACAATTTATTGAATTGGAGAATAATTCACTTCGTGTGTTACTAACAGGTGGTGATCAGCTAAGGAAATATAAAAAGAATGGATATAGATTATTTAATAACTATGGTCCTACAGAGAATACGGTTGTTACAACAACTGGAGAAATAAGTAAAGTAGAAACTAATATACCAATTGGAAAACCAATAGCTAACACTAAAGTATATATTTTAGATGAGCAAAAGCAGCTGCAACCTATTGGTGTTATTGGAGAACTATGTATTTCTGGTGTTGGAATAGCACGAGGTTATTGGCAGAAGGAAGATTTAACTAAAGAAAGATTTATTGCAAATCCATATCAGCAAGGCGAAATAATGTATCGAACAGGTGACATGGCAAGATGGCTACCAGATGGAAGTATTGAGTTTTTAGGAAGAAATGATCATCAAGCTAAAGTTCGAGGATATCGGATAGAATTAGCTGAAATCGAATCTTGTCTATTGAATGTGGAAGAAATACAGGATGTAGCTGTAGTAGTTAAAGGAGCTGTAACAGGAGAGAAATACTTAGTAGCTTATATTATTCAAGAATCTGAATTAGACATTCAAAAAGTGAAATCTGAACTTATGAAGCAAATACCTGAGTATATGATTCCAACATTCTTTATGCAGCTGGATAATCTACCTTTAAATACAAATGGGAAAGTAGATCGAAGGGCTCTTCCTGAACCTGATGAGAAACGTATAGGAATAGATACAATTTATGAAGAAGCTGATAATGAATTGGAACAACACTTGGTTCGAATTTGGCAAGAAGTTTTACAAATAGAAAAAATCAGTGTACATGATGATTTCTTCTTATTAGGAGGACATTCATTAAAAGCGATGGTGCTTTTAGCTAAAATACAAAAAGAGTTAAAAATAAAACTTGGTTTAAAAGAACTATTTATGCATTCAAGTATACGCCAGCTATCTGTATATATGGAACAACTTAATGTGAATGTTGATTGCGTTATTAGACCTATAGAAAAGAAAGCATATTATTCAGCTTCATCTGCCCAACAAAGAATATATACTTTAACTAATTTAGATCTAAATGGTATCACATATAACATACCAAGTATCATGGAAATCAAAGGCGATTTAAACAT from Bacillus basilensis includes the following:
- a CDS encoding non-ribosomal peptide synthetase, whose product is MYSKKDIQNIYFLTPMQEGMLFNYAMNEKAGSYLEQITFSIEGTFNFSAFKAALQVLVARYDVLRARFIYKNVKRPVQIVLKQEKIDINLKDISLYNQNDKEEFVKKFYKLDRENQFNLAKELPFRINIFQLSSKEYLVICSFHHIILDGWSVGILLREFGEIYGNLINNKKIELDETKPYSQYIKWLEKREGRENDLTYWKQYLKGYEQVAGIPKAIKNRQSQEYDLQQIDFRFSKQVTERLKKIAQQNGVTLSALFHTLWGVFLQKYNQLDDVVFGSVVSGRPSALDGIDKMVGLLINCIPIRVQADGSMPFSKLLKKVGTEVVGLSDFHFSPLSEIQANTALNRNLINHVIVFENYPLENIMSSNNEEYLGFNIKNIDAYEETDYDFNVVVIPEEELHIRFGYNALEYQESFVQRMKEHFQSIAETVSIQPNISIKDIDFVTLEEKEILKEEFQQVEYCKQKTIIDLFEKQVSKTPKNIAVQFENRKLTYAELNDKVIKLAKTLSSKGVQHEEIIGLMVEPSLEMIIGILGILKAGATFLPIDPTFVPERIKYMLSDTKAKRLLTQKCLEELLLNLNFQGEITYIDDEQIYKNVNVICDFKSKESDSAYIIYTSGTTGKPKGACISHKNVINYINWFTKTAQLKNEDRTGLLSSFSFDLGYTSLFSALLNGCQLHIIRKETYTSPSKLLEYIQYHRLSYLKLTPSLFSFTINDPAFVSNVLENVRLIVLGGEEINVKDIEKIYENCSHIQFMNHYGPTETTIGAIAQVISFDQFSIYQECPTIGKGIDNIRVYILDKQMNVLPKGITGEIYLAGDGLGKGYLNNEELNEQKFLQHTLLDKTERLYRTGDLGRYLEDGNIQFLGRVDSQVKIRGYRIETSEVEYHLRSLEAIAEASVIGKQGQDGISYLCAYVVLNKAVNFSELRVELSNKVPDYMIPSYFVQMDKIPLTPNGKVNRKLLPEPDSNIGTNISYEAPRNNIEEKLVCIWKDILLADSIGIFDDFFLLGGHSLKAMTLLSRIQKELEVEINLKQLFENPTIHGLAECISKTKKSLYSSIKCAERKDNYVVSSVQKRMYTLSQYDSTSVAYNIPIVMMIEGNIDVKRLEKALDRIIKRHDSLRTSFKMHNDQIVQNISKEVSFVLVKEVARSKDIQVIFNNFIKPFDLTKAPLMRVGLIELEKEQHLLILDIHHIIADGLSIGILIEELMDEYYGKELKELKLQYKDYAEWQQRFIQSEEFQRQKEYWVGQFKDGVTKVDMPTDYVRPNVQSFEGENVYFTIDSELTRKLKEVCQETGVTLYMLLISAYQTLLSKYVAQEEIIVGTVAAGRMHADLQNIVGMFVNTLPIKGELDSNKTFREFLGEIKLKILEAVDNQDYPFEELVEVLALPREASKNPLFDTMFVMENVDISDIKLNGLKINPCNVDYPFAKFDMTVSAKEHHGKLTFRWEYVRNLYKKKTIELFTEHYVEILNSIVRDLDQKISDINMLTKKEQIKLSDELKEIKREYPLHGTLQRLFEKQVETNPEKVAVVYEDKSLTYKELNERANQLAHTLQARGIGRECIVGIMVDRSIEMMVGILGVLKAGGAYLPIDSNSPHERIQFMLEDSQSEIILTQTHLIEKLSHRYSVLDLQNPESYSNDHSNPEIINQANDLAYIIYTSGSTGKAKGVLVTHYNVIRLFTATDHWYGFNAKDVWTLFHSYAFDFSVWEIWGALIYGGKLVIVPYEVSRSPEAFYNLLIDQRVTILNQTPSAFRQLTRYEEGLQERGELLLRYVIFGGEALDPKSLKGWMKNHGDQKPQIVNMYGITETTVHVTYRPITLKDVEETVGSVIGKPIPDLQVYLLDSNQQFVPTGVPGEIYVGGEGVTRGYLNRPQLTLERFIKNPFIEQTDAYLYRTGDLGRFTSDGELEYLGRIDQQVKIRGFRIELAEIEQHLRKHESIQEVVVLDRLDHEGNKILAAFLVLRDALTVSQLRKFLMKSLPDYMIPSMFVAVKEMPLTTNGKINRKVLLNLDANLEIGSKYEAPENDYEERLANIWELLLEIENISVTDDFFVLGGDSLKAVILAGRIHQEFNVEIKVQEIFRLSNIRELCKYIYSTELNVFSSIKPVGRKEKYNVSSAQKRIYALSQYDLENTTYQIPNIVIVEGNLDIKRLEDTLQTLIQRHDILRSSFHSIDDKVIQCINDQIVFELERGLIKNKSFEDVIDEFVRPFDLGQAPLIRARVIEFGENQYIFMLDIHHIIADGVSIGIFMKELMELYYENELPALKLQYKDYAEWQQEFIQSEAIQMQKEYWTNRFKDGVPVVELPTDYARPAVQTFDGDRVSFTLNQKLTRKLKEICQETGVTMYMLLMSAYQVWLSKHTGQEDIVVGTVSAGRSHVDLQQMIGMFVNTLVIRADVNAEKTFRKFLEEMKEELLEAFENQDYQFEELVEALSLPRETSRNPLFDTMFVLENIDVPTIPNKGLQMRNYEWNHGISKFDMTIVGQERGNQLHFQWEYATKLYKEETINIFKERFIRILETIVQNIDQSIGELEIITEKEKHQLLYQFNNTKTEFPKEKTLSQLFEEQVKKTPNNIAVAYKDQSLTYRELNERANQLAHTLRSKGIVREEIVGIMLERSVEMLVGILGVLKAGGAYLPIDPEYPEERITYMLEDSQVQLVLIQTHLVKKLNTKRMILNLEDTACYSSNCSNPERINQSNDMAYIIYTSGSTGKPKGVVVEHQSVINLCFWHQEYFQVTEQDNSTQYAGFGFDASSWEILPYILKGATLHIIPHEIRLDMQRLNAYYEQNEISISFLPTPVCEQFIELENNSLRVLLTGGDQLRKYKKNGYRLFNNYGPTENTVVTTTGEISKVETNIPIGKPIANTKVYILDEQKQLQPIGVIGELCISGVGIARGYWQKEDLTKERFIANPYQQGEIMYRTGDMARWLPDGSIEFLGRNDHQAKVRGYRIELAEIESCLLNVEEIQDVAVVVKGAVTGEKYLVAYIIQESELDIQKVKSELMKQIPEYMIPTFFMQLDNLPLNTNGKVDRRALPEPDEKRIGIDTIYEEADNELEQHLVRIWQEVLQIEKISVHDDFFLLGGHSLKAMVLLAKIQKELKIKLGLKELFMHSSIRQLSVYMEQLNVNVDCVIRPIEKKAYYSASSAQQRIYTLTNLDLNGITYNIPSIMEIKGDLNIVKLERALQGLIYRHEVLRTSFVTKDGEILQKVHDEVPFNIEIIPKDIDNQYEKTDFIRPFDLSEAPLMRVGLTELEQNRYVFMLDIHHIIADGVSIGIFMKELMELYYENELPALKLQYKDYAEWQQEFIQSEAIQIQKEYWMNRFKDGVPVVELPTDYMRPSIQSFEGDSVFFEIDVSLTKRLKQICQDNGVTLYMALMSIYQIWLSKHTGQEDVMVGTVTAGRHNTDLYQVMGMFVNTLALRGNPKGGKTFGQFLQETKENTVEAFENQDYQFEELIEELEMPRETSRNPLFDTMFVLENIDISEFNTGNLTIMPHKTNYAFAKFDMTLLAEENINQISFRWEYATKLYKRETIERYKEHFIQILKEILNNPDQKIADIKMITEIEHHKILNDFNNTKTEYPKEKTLTQLFEEQVKKTPENIAVVYKDQCLTYRELNARANELAYMLLEQGVTKNQIIGLVVERSVEMIVGILGILKAGGAYLPIDPQYPQERIMNILEDSKTEILLTTSNLENELADSLFASCGLQGKTIYLDEIIKEEVLEEKKNPGISKDSSSLAYVMYTSGSTGTPKGNLTMHYNVSRVVKDTNYVNIKADDQLLQIANYAFDGSTFDIYGALLNGAKLVLVDKEVIGDIEKLSEVIQKESITMMFVPTGLFHTIVDIRVDCFRGMHTVIVGGDKLSQKHVKQVVDVYGTKIINGYGPTESTVFATAAEANAFVGKVNEIPIGKPLSNTEIYILNHQLQLNPIGVIGEICIAGDGLVQGYLNRPELTKEKFIYHNSMKKRLYRTGDLGRWLPDGNIEYCGRMDQQVKIRGYRVELGEIEARLLNVEEIQDVAVVIKEAVTGEKYLVAYIIQESELDIQKVKSELMKQIPEYMIPTFFMQLDNLPLNTNGKVDRRALPEPDEKRIGIDTIYEETDNELEQHLVRIWQEVLQIEKISVHDDFFLLGGHSLKAMVLLAKIQKELKIKLGLKELFMHSSIRQLSVYMEQLNVNVDCVIRPIEKKAYYSASSAQQRIYTLTNLDLNGITYNIPSIMEIKGDLNIVKLERALQGLIYRHEVLRTSFVTKDGEILQKVHDEVPFNIEIIPKDIDNQYEKTDFIRPFDLSEAPLMRVGLTELEQNRYVFMLDIHHIIADGVSIGIFMKELMELYYENELPALKLQYKDYAEWQQEFIQSEAIQMQKEYWTNRFKDGVPVVELPTDYARPAVQTFDGDRVSFTLNQKLTRKLKEICQETGVTMYMLLMSAYQVWLSKHTGQEDIVVGTVSAGRSHVDLQQMIGMFVNTLVIRADVNAEKTFRKFLEEMKEELLEAFENQDYQFEELVEALSLPRETSRNPLFDTMFVLENIDVPTIPNKGLQMRNYEWNHGISKFDMTIVGQERGNQLHFQWEYATKLYKEETINIFKERFIRILETIVQNIDQSIGELEIITEKEKHQLLYQFNNTKTEFPKEKTLSQLFEEQVKKTPNNIAVAYKDQSLTYRELNERANQLAHTLRSKGIVREEIVGIMLERSVEMLVGILGVLKAGGAYLPIDPEYPEERITYMLEDSQVQLVLIQTHLVKKLNTKRMILNLEDTACYSSNCSNPERINQSNDMAYIIYTSGSTGKPKGVVVEHQSVINLCFWHQEYFQVTEQDNSTQYAGFGFDASSWEILPYILKGATLHIIPHEIRLDMQRLNAYYEQNEISISFLPTPVCEQFIELENNSLRVLLTGGDQLRKYKKNGYRLFNNYGPTENTVVTTTGEISKVETNIPIGKPIANTKVYILDAQEHLQPIGVIGELCISGAGIARGYWQKEDLTKERFVANPYQQGEIMYRTGDMARWLPDGNIEFLGRNDHQAKIRGYRVELTEIEHQLSKYPEIKNCVVTINKNVNGDNSLVAYYIADAEIPVSKLRIFLEHYLPSYFVPKDFIQVNEFPMTVHGKIDIKALPSPKEIVEIEYQSRGNEIEDSIFSLWRELLNTEDIGMDDNFFELGGNSMMIIILHSKLSAIYPGKVKVSDLFAYSTVRKLAYFIAKQKDSDKKLEEIMKLQIKFPQSFIVNKDTRAETQIVNFQIKEEIVRGLTQASKDYQVSIETLMLSSYLYLLSKVSGQEKISIQVRIDADKSKVITANLNDLYDFKELFLQTNRQLKNSIELEWENDGDKIGFNKTINCIIPYFYYQKENKNIDIPSYCDLSITIDDSKQGMNLICQYNKNRIKTKSIEKIIQNYFYIILEIIKKEVF